In Vicinamibacteria bacterium, a single window of DNA contains:
- a CDS encoding ABC transporter ATP-binding protein, which produces MKDLTRGPVVDLRDAGKVYPRGAGDVVALESVSLRVSEGEQISIMGPSGSGKSTLLSILGCLDRPSRGEYLLDGEAVSAFDDDRLSRIRNQRIGFVFQSFHLIPQLTVAENVETPLLYGAVPLEEWRERARRCLERVGLLSRADHRPGELSGGEAQRAAIARALVTEPRILLADEPTGNLDSSTGEEIAKLLESLHREGRTVILVTHNEALARRAQRMVRLRDGRVESEELL; this is translated from the coding sequence TTGAAGGACCTGACGCGGGGGCCGGTCGTGGACCTCCGGGACGCGGGCAAGGTGTACCCGCGGGGGGCGGGTGACGTGGTGGCCCTGGAGAGCGTGAGCCTCCGGGTGTCGGAGGGGGAACAGATCTCGATCATGGGGCCCTCCGGCTCCGGCAAGTCCACCCTCCTCAGCATCCTCGGCTGCCTGGACCGGCCCAGCCGGGGGGAGTACCTCCTCGATGGGGAGGCGGTTTCGGCCTTCGACGACGACCGCCTCTCCCGCATCCGCAACCAACGCATCGGCTTCGTGTTCCAGTCCTTCCACCTCATCCCCCAGCTCACGGTGGCGGAGAACGTGGAGACGCCGCTGCTCTACGGCGCGGTCCCCCTGGAGGAGTGGCGAGAGCGGGCCCGCCGCTGCCTGGAGCGGGTCGGGCTCCTCTCGCGCGCGGACCATCGGCCGGGGGAGCTCTCGGGGGGGGAAGCCCAGCGCGCGGCCATCGCGCGGGCCCTGGTCACGGAGCCGCGAATCCTCCTCGCCGACGAGCCCACGGGCAACCTGGACTCGAGCACGGGGGAGGAGATCGCGAAGCTTCTGGAGAGCCTCCACCGCGAGGGCCGGACCGTCATCCTCGTCACCCACAACGAGGCCTTGGCCCGGCGCGCGCAGCGCATGGTCCGCCTGCGGGACGGCCGGGTGGAGTCCGAGGAGCTGCTCTAG